The proteins below come from a single Xyrauchen texanus isolate HMW12.3.18 chromosome 3, RBS_HiC_50CHRs, whole genome shotgun sequence genomic window:
- the LOC127632456 gene encoding uracil-DNA glycosylase-like produces MSKDQVNSENMQLSVEQLHQIEQNRRAALQRLAIRNVSVPVGESWRRQLGSEFTKPYFTKLMSFVTMERKCFTVYPSPDQVFNWTTLCAIEEVKVVILGQDPYHHPGQAHGLAFSVLRPKSPPPSLENIFIELKEDIVGFRHPGHGDLTEWAKQGVLLLNSVLTVRAHQPTSHEGQGWELFTDAVVLWLSRNLIDLVFLLWGSYAQRKGKVIDRKRHHILKASHPSPYSAHLGFFGCKHFSKTNMLLKASGKKPVDWTAL; encoded by the exons ATGTCAAAAG ACCAAGTTAATAGTGAGAACATGCAACTCAGTGTGGAGCAGCTGCACCAGATAGAGCAGAACAGGCGTGCTGCACTGCAAAGACTGGCCATCCGAAATGTTTCTGTTCCCGTGGGTGAAAGCTGGCGAAGACAACTTGGGTCTGAATTTACAAAACCTTATTTTACAAAG CTTATGTCATTTGTTACAATGGAGAGGAAATGCTTTACTGTCTATCCCAGCCCTGACCAGGTGTTTAATTGGACAACATTGTGTGCGATTGAAGAA GTAAAAGTGGTCATTCTTGGGCAAGACCCTTATCACCATCCAGGTCAGGCTCATGGATTGGCCTTCAGTGTGCTGAGGCCAAAATCTCCTCCCCCAAG TTTGGAAAACATATTTATCGAGCTGAAAGAAGACATTGTTGGCTTCCGGCACCCAGGTCATGGAGACCTCACAGAATGGGCCAAACAGG GTGTTCTTCTGCTGAATTCTGTGTTGACAGTGAGGGCTCATCAGCCCACTTCCCATGAAGGTCAAGGCTGGGAGCTCTTCACAGATGCTGTGGTTCTTTGGCTCAGTCGCAACCTCATTGACCTGGTCTTTCTACTCTGGGGCTCATATGCTCAGAGGAAAGGCAAAGTGATTGACAGA AAACGTCATCATATCCTTAAAGCTTCACATCCATCACCGTACTCAGCACACTTGGGCTTCTTTGGATGTAAGCACTTCTCCAAAACTAACATGTTACTCAAAGCATCAGGAAAGAAGCCAGTTGATTGGACAGCTCTCTGA